A window of the Bacillus sp. A301a_S52 genome harbors these coding sequences:
- a CDS encoding GbsR/MarR family transcriptional regulator: protein MPHNTDLELDYAQLENARNRFISEIAKNIHLYNITPSVGRLYGTVFFADKPMTLDDMSDALGMSKTSMSTGIRALSEANMVEQVWERGVRKDLYKTEDDWYKSFSNVFITRWRHATEMNMAAIKDTKHMLTELCERTRHDDIKETIQQDLTKLGKAEAYYDWLNDVIALFETGDIFDIIPKREATDTLE, encoded by the coding sequence ATGCCACACAATACTGATTTAGAGCTAGATTATGCTCAATTAGAGAATGCGAGAAACCGCTTTATTTCAGAAATTGCTAAGAATATTCATTTATATAACATTACACCGTCCGTTGGCAGGCTTTATGGGACCGTTTTTTTTGCTGATAAACCGATGACTCTTGATGATATGAGTGATGCATTAGGAATGAGCAAAACAAGTATGAGTACAGGGATTAGAGCTTTATCAGAAGCAAATATGGTCGAACAAGTGTGGGAACGGGGTGTTAGAAAGGACCTCTATAAAACCGAGGATGATTGGTATAAATCGTTTTCTAACGTCTTTATAACCCGCTGGCGGCACGCCACAGAAATGAACATGGCAGCTATTAAAGATACGAAGCACATGTTGACAGAGCTATGTGAACGGACACGTCATGATGATATTAAAGAAACAATTCAGCAGGATTTAACAAAGCTTGGGAAAGCAGAAGCTTATTATGACTGGCTGAATGATGTCATTGCCCTTTTTGAAACAGGTGATATTTTTGATATTATTCCTAAAAGAGAGGCTACAGATACGCTTGAATAA